From Nilaparvata lugens isolate BPH chromosome 7, ASM1435652v1, whole genome shotgun sequence, one genomic window encodes:
- the LOC120352541 gene encoding flocculation protein FLO11-like, giving the protein MKVNTTYLPQCLFFLVLFFLLFFSLFIFFILAFSTYYEIPLDSPSSQSYYPPFNPHPSSNFPVQLSTSFSSSSSSSSSSSSSSSSSSSSFSSTSPPFTTSSAAPPPLHPSPPPPPPLHPSQSSIHLLPERPLPSYHPPVPPPPSVPEFPYSNPPLIPLPSDPPLPRLPLSPLSEIAPPISDSSTTKAYSSHTPVVSLASEVSLPLDPEVPTKSELQILPSSSTSVVSLSNSSLSVPPPYNSSVPGVILSASNPQIIPGVTQPSYPSIHSGLPLYNSSSPIPSIPDSQTNPEVDQPSYPSTDSELPLTNSSIPDLFLPDSQTNPEVTHPSYPSTYSEFPPSNTSTPGEFSPDTDSSSIHKVSQETSTDSDLIFDDFPLVPEVTLPDSSLTDPETSLLDSELPSSDSELHIPDSEESLPDSSIPETPLLEYSPLSDIPLTDLPPASEPPSISGISPIPQPSLFDRRSSPIIPKLPLLPVPRLPLPSFPHPNPTRKLLSPLVPQTFSSLPLKHSNIHSGLLASHTPPTNGNLHRNSKLKLKFPTPSIQAY; this is encoded by the coding sequence ATGAAAGTGAACACAACATATCTTCCACAGTGCTTGTTCTTCCTTGTCCTATTCTTCCTCTTGTTTTTCTCCCTGTTCATCTTTTTTATCCTAGCTTTCTCAACCTACTATGAGATACCATTAGATTCTCCCTCTTCTCAGTCATATTATCCCCCTTTTAACCCTCATccttcttctaatttccctgTTCAactttctacttctttttcgtcctcctcttcttcttcttcttcctcttcatcatcatcatcctcttcctcttcttcattttcgtctacttctcctcctttcaCTACTTCTTCTGCTGCACCTCCGCCTCTTCATCCATCACCTccccctccacctcctcttcatccttcgCAGTCTTCCATCCACCTTCTTCCAGAACGGCCTCTTCCTTCTTACCATCCTCCTGTCCCTCCACCACCCTCTGTTCCTGAATTTCCTTATTCGAATCCTCCTCTGATTCCTCTCCCATCTGATCCACCTCTCCCAAGGCTTCCACTATCTCCTCTTTCTGAGATCGCTCCTCCAATCTCAGATTCTTCCACCACCAAAGCTTATTCTAGTCATACCCCTGTAGTTTCTCTAGCCTCTGAGGTTTCTCTCCCACTTGACCCTGAAGTTCCAACAAAATCCGAGCTTCAAATTCTTCCTTCCTCATCTACATCTGTAGTTTCCCTTTCGAATTCTTCCCTTTCTGTCCCTCCACCTTACAACTCTTCTGTTCCTGGAGTGATACTCTCTGCTTCTAATCCTCAAATCATTCCTGGAGTGACTCAACCTAGTTATCCTTCTATTCACTCTGGGCTCCCACTTTacaattcttcttctcctatacCATCCATCCCTGATTCTCAAACCAATCCTGAAGTGGATCAACCAAGTTATCCCTCCACTGATTCTGAGCTCCCACTTACAAATTCTTCTATCCCTGATCTATTTCTCCCTGATTCTCAAACCAATCCGGAAGTGACTCACCCTAGTTATCCTTCCACTTACTCTGAGTTCCCACCTTCGAACACTTCCACTCCTGGAGAGTTTTCACCTGATACTGATTCTTCATCCATCCATAAAGTCTCTCAAGAGACTTCCACCGACTCTGACCTCATATTTGATGATTTCCCTCTGGTTCCTGAAGTTACACTTCCTGATTCTTCCCTCACAGATCCTGAAACTTCCCTCCTTGATTCTGAGCTACCTTCTTCAGACTCTGAGCTACATATTCCAGATTCTGAGGAATCTCTTCCAGACTCTTCCATTCCTGAAACTCCACTCCTAGAATACTCCCCACTTTCTGATATCCCACTCACTGATCTCCCTCCTGCATCCGAACCTCCATCTATCTCTGGAATATCTCCTATTCCTCAACCTTCACTTTTTGATCGTCGGTCCTCTCCTATCATTCCAAAACTTCCTCTACTACCTGTTCCTAGGCTTCCATTACCCTCATTCCCCCACCCCAACCCTACTAGAAAATTGCTATCCCCACTTGTTCCTCAAACCTTCAGTAGCCTTCCGTTGAAACATTCCAATATTCACTCTGGTCTTCTTGCATCTCATACACCTCCAACCAATGGGAACCTTCATAGGAATTCAAAGCTCAAATTGAAATTCCCCACACCTTCGATTCAAGCTTACTAG
- the LOC111058814 gene encoding beta-1,4-glucuronyltransferase 1 produces the protein MPDTAETHEPTSLRESNNLLPTTAVNLTSDFQTEINGEPMDQTIGNQHGNILKNLFGKNWKEQLCESVEADDDTGGEVKTIEENGKSENTEPVKVNKNIVEDASGREKVDVKLNGNSSRERDLKKVIHCHDKDGRSLTEKRGNYWVLYNYVMAEGRRPHCWESITYTTHTEYTFLDNVEPVVERWRGPVSVAVYAPGTDFDQTLDSIRYLRQCGSELIRDFVSFHIYFPQEHMPKHRPIPHGDQILQAGQTDCRMPAPWVNRTRVLYRKQNNLLYMVNVGRNIARVAATTHYILSSDIELYPSLGMIDQFFDMLLRQEPVLKRNKPKVFVLPLFEVNKTMQVPNNKDELMKMMENGTAVTFHKYVCDDCHRIPGLGNIVYWLNTSAKADNSLHVFFVAKRDGHWEPIYIGTNDEPFYEERISWEGTYDKFIQGYIMCVKEYEFLILDNAFLVHRPGIKEIVKDPVKEKMVKINNALVYSIRPEIAVLYGSHKDCDLITT, from the exons ATGCCTGATACAGCTGAAACTCATGAGCCGACTTCCCTGCGAG AGTCAAACAATCTCCTGCCCACAACAGCGGTCAATCTCACTAGTGACTTCCAAACTGAGATTAATGGAGAACCAATGGACCAAACAATCGGAAATCAGCATGGGAATATCTTGAAGAATCTGTTTGGAAAGAACTGGAAGGAACAACTTTGTGAAAGTGTTGAAGCAGATGATGATACTGGCGGAGAAGTTAAAACAATCGAAGAAAATGGTAAAAGTGAAAACACAGAACCAGTAAAAGTGAATAAGAATATTGTAGAAGATGCAAGTGGAAGGGAGAAAGTGGATGTAAAACTTAATGGAAATTCAAGTCGCGAACGGGATTTGAAAAAAGTGATTCATTGTCACGATAAAGATGGGCGGTCTTTGACAGAGAAACGAGGCAATTATTGGGTGCTATATAACTATGTTATGGCAGAGGGACGCAGGCCACACTGTTGGGAGAGTATCACCTACACTACTCATACGGAATACACCTTTCTGGACAATGTGGAGCCTGTGGTTGAGAGGTGGCGTGGTCCAGTTTCCGTTGCGGTTTACGCGCCAGGGACCGATTTCGATCAAACACTCGACAGTATCAG GTATCTCCGACAATGCGGTTCTGAGTTGATAAGAGACTTTGTCTCATTCCATATCTACTTCCCTCAAGAGCACATGCCCAAACATAGGCCTATTCCGCACGGCGACCAGATTCTGCAAGCTGGCCAAACCGATTGCAGAATGCCAGCCCCGTGGGTGAATCGAACCCGTGTTTTGTATCGGAAGCAGAACAATCTGCTGTACATGGTGAATGTGGGCCGGAACATAGCCCGAGTGGCTGCTACCACTCACTATATACTGTCTTCCGATATCGAACTGTATCCAAGTCTTGGTATGATCGACCAATTCTTCGACATGTTGCTTCGACAGGAGCCAGTGCTCAAGAGAAACAAACCAAAAGTGTTTGTTCTGCCACTATTCGAAGTGAATAAAACAATGCAGGTGCCAAATAACAAGGATGAGTTG ATGAAAATGATGGAGAATGGAACGGCTGTTACTTTCCACAAGTACGTGTGTGATGATTGCCACAGAATTCCAGGCTTAGGCAACATTGTCTACTGGTTAAATACGTCAGCTAAGGCTGACAATTCCCTGCATGTCTTCTTCGTCGCAAAACGAGACGGCCACTGGGAGCCTATCTACATTGGCACCAATGATGAGCCGTTCTATGAGGAAAGAATCAGCTGGGAGGGAACGTATGACAAGTTTATTCAG GGTTACATAATGTGTGTGAAGGAATACGAGTTCTTAATTCTGGACAATGCATTCTTGGTTCATAGACCAGGTATTAAAGAAATCGTCAAAGATCCTGTAAAAGAAAAAATGgttaaaataaataatgcacTCGTCTATTCTATCAGACCGGAGATTGCGGTATTATATGGTTCACACAAGGACTGTGACCTCATCACCACATGA